The DNA window gacccgtcgcatctcctttttggattttgattttttgggttcacacacacacaaacccACACCCAgcagactaagcccgttattatgcATCATGATTATTGTTGAACAAAGGAGCCTTGCCTTCACTGACCTTATATGTTGAAGTTACTTCATATGTTGTTTGGTTAATCAACAGCGACTTTATCGTGTACATGAATTCTCATATTGTAGCCTTGGATATTCGAACCATTCACTTATGAAATTAAGCAGAGAGTAAAAATTGAGCTATAAGCACTTCTCTGCTGATGTTATCATATCATTCCAATACTTCAAAGATCGCTCTCCAAAATGATCTcagattcattttcatttgaaaaaaaaatttattggaaGTCAACATCTTAAATGTTATATGAGGCAGATAAAGCAGATTCCGATTTCGTTGTGATCTTTTAAGGAGTCTGAGTCATCtggcaagaaaaacaaaagtagtCTATTCGAGGCTAGGTAAAGCCATTCAAAAGTACAGCAACCAAACGATGTACATGTAAAAAATTACGAAGCATGAACAATGCAGTCTGGGAATTTGtcctgaattttttcctttttcactgccttcatcttttttgaaagcGTCCTTGGTGTGATCTAAAAtgcagaaggaaaactccgaaGCAAACCGATATTAATTCGTTACTCAAAGTCTGGGCCAGTAGTAACGTTGCAGCTTTTCTAGAGATTTCGAAAATGTTGGTTCAAGAAGGAATTcgttacttttcttttgaaaccaGTAAACGTACTTAGAAGTGAAATGTGTTGCCCAAATTCTACAAAAGATTGGTAGATAGTTTCGTGACCgataaaaaattcttttcgatattttgtttcactgattcttatttttctagatCACTGAAATGGCGTGTCAGTTGTATAGAACAGAGCGATTCCTCAGTTCCTTTTTCCATTCAATCAAGCTCACCGCTGAAGGTGCTAGTGGAATTTTTCTGTATACAGATGGCATTGGATGGAGTATGAGAACCACacagaagaacaacaaaaggaacaaaaggcaaaaaaaagcacttaaaaaagcaaaaagagaagaacaacTCGAGATGTAGATCGCTGCTAGTTGCGTGAATTCCCTCTATTCCTTTGTTGTTCTTGCTGCTATCCCCCCCCTCCCCTTTCCCCCAACGATATCGCATCTTTTTCCAGAGTTGATTCTGCAACACAAGCGAAAGAGCCATTGCCAGCAATTTTCAGTGTGCACCAACTTCCTAGTCAAATTTTGTCAccatccgatcaaacgcctcaTCCGCCCAACAATGAAAGTCTCACGTTAACCGTTGGACCTCATAGCTTTCAGTAGAACATAACATCATACCTTAGGATCAGCAGACTATcttgccactgctagatacctgttgtgaggtgactagcgcaaccaaatatcagccttaaataaggcgcgagttctcgcgtaatggagaggcattcctccttgcgattcatgTTTGGACTCTTATAAATACCTTGGCGTTACATAcattttggcgcgcgaacctagcactgcggcgcgcaaggctctggaggctttttggatccactccaaaaGTCCAAATACGAATCGCAAGAAGGAATGCCTCTctattacgcgggaactcgcgccttatttaaggctgatatttgattgcgctggtcacctcacaacaggtatctagcagttgcaggatagtcagctgatcctaaggtacgatgttatcttctactggtagctatgaggcccaacggttaacgtaggactttcctTGTTGGGCGGTATAAGGCGCTGATCGGATTAATcccgttcgatttcacccctttcaggctctgaagaaggcgatattgccgaaacgttagccacgaataaaggattataacaacctcgtgtccggctctattaaagaaaacaattattagagatgatttccttttgtcaTGAACACGTAGCAGATAGCACCTTCAACTGTTCCTggtttcctggtttttttcatGTCCGGCAGCAACGGTCCCAATTTCCCCTCTTTTGTTGTGGTCATTCTctgagttgttgttgttgtagaCTGGAGAGAACGATCTTCTAAATTTGTTGTGTAAGAAAACACAATAAAATTGACATCGATTCATAATCGATTAAGTATGATTCGTCTAGGTAAAGAGTGCGACTATAAACTCGGATGTTCAACATTGCGGCGAAAACCAGCTGCAACGATTCGTTAGTCGGTCATCATTAACGATCCAGCTGGCAGATACTTTccagaagaatatttttttcttctggagacCCATTTTTAAGTGAAAGCAATTTGCTACGTACCTGGGAAAGGATTCTGAAAACATTCAGGATATGATTCTTCAGTTGAGTAATCTGGTGATGACTTCCAAATTTCCTGTTAAAGCATCACTATTTGTGAATATCTTGCTacataataacgcgcttagtccatgcttgtttttctgtttgttaagAAACTACCCCATAAAGAAGTCAAACTATGCACCAAATTTGTACCACCCCTTGACATGCAATTGTTTTGAAACTAAACTACTGTCAGCATCTGAAGAAACACGTATGAAACACTTAATGACACAGATCCCTTTTAGCTATATATTGGGGAGAGCGTATAATACGTTACGAGTATGTTCACCACCAATTTTACAATGCAGTAAAACTCATAAGTGCTTTAATTAAAAATCGGTTAAAATCAGTAGAAGTGATCAGTCCTTAAAGTATACAGATGGATTAAAAGTTTTAGTTCAATGCGTCCATAAATGACAAACTTTCCGCATTCTCTTTCAGTATGTTTTTtatgaagtttttcaaaagtgcAGTACCTTTTCCTTGCAGAACTCAAAAGAGGCTAAGAAGTTGCAAGAAGTAGCTGTAGTTAGACATTTTCTCCACGTTTTACTGATGTAACATATTTACCACAACTACATACCACAGTATGTACCAAACAAACGTCCGTGTCTACTTCTTTAATTGTTACTGTCTAGCCAAATCTTGATGATTCTAAACTTAGATCTTGTACACATcatcataaattttttttccaaaattacaATTCCCATAGTGTCCTGTACTGTTGAAATAGTGTAGTCCGAACCGGGTCTAGGTTACGTCGAACGAGATCTCACGACGTTCAAGTTCGGGTGTGTAAGATCCCAGAATGGAGCTAGAGGAGTTCTACGAAGCTTCAATTGTGCGGTAGTACCAGCAAGCAGAAAGATAGGATAGAACGATTGTGCGTGTCTTTTCGCCCCAACGCCGgaaagtaggaagaaataagaacgTGGTGAGAGGGGTCGTTCTCCAACGTTCTGCTTTCAGATTGCTACGCCTGTGCAGCAAAACAGTAAAATTGGGTGGCACGGGGCCAAGTACATCAGGTAGACGAGCTTGCTTTAGAAGGCAGCGGAAAGTATCCCACGTCGTTATGTGAATGAGctggaagcaaaaaataagGTGGTGGGGTAGTACGAgtcataaaaggataaaggataaagtttctggcgttaataaatctgcttgggatgcaccaccacgttcacttcaattcagaaaccTTTGTGGAGTCATATGATTTCAAATGTTGGCTGCCAGCGTTAGAATACAAGAGGACGAGTTCCACGACGTTGTAGTGCGTCCTCGCCAGAAGACAGCAAAATGGAGTGAGATGGGTTGCATGTGGTGCCAATTACCGAACTGTATTCTTCCGCATGCCCACTCCGCTGTACGTGACACTCATATTGCTTGCCAGATGAATCCCGCAGAAA is part of the Necator americanus strain Aroian chromosome V, whole genome shotgun sequence genome and encodes:
- a CDS encoding hypothetical protein (NECATOR_CHRV.G20875.T1), yielding MVRGCAIFSQLLLLYVVRDTWGLRCYVGVLGQPQSRIVRGGKYCGVVFELPCEGKGFYDQFNADEIWKSSPDYSTEESYPECFQNPFPEDRSLQSTTTTTQRMTTTKEGKLGPLLPDMKKTRKPGTVEDHTKDAFKKDEGSEKGKNSGQIPRLHCSCFVIFYMYIVWLLYF